CTGTAGCCTGTGGGACCTTTGCAGATAACTATAGATGTTCTTTTGGGTGCTAAAGATGTTCTGTTGGTTGCTATAGATGGTCTTTTGGGTGCTAAAGATGTTCTTTCGGGTGCTATAGATGTTCTGTTGGGTGCTAAAGATGTTCTGTTTGGGTGCTAAAAATGTTCTTTTGGGTGCTATAGATGTTCTGTTGGGTGCTATAGATGTTCTTTTGGGTTATACAGATGTTCTTTTTGTGCTACAGATGTTCTTTTTTGGTGCTAAAGATGTTCTTTTGGGTGCTATAGATGTTCTGTTGGGTGCTATAGATGTTCTTTTTGGTGCTATAGATGTTCTTTTGGGTGCTATAGATGTTCTGTTGGGTGCTAAAGATGTTCTGTTGGGTGCTATAGATGTTCTGTTTGGTGCTATAGATGTTCTGTTGGTTGCTATAGATGTTCTTTTGGGTGCTACAGATGTTCTTTTTGGTGCTACAGATGTTCTTTTTGGTGCTATAGATGTTCTTTTGGGTGCTATAGATGTTCTGTTGGGTGCTAAAGATGTTCTTTTGGGTGCTATAGATTTTCTGTTGGGTGCTGAGCATTGGATATTCCCCTTCACGAATACTGTGAAGCCCAATGGTTGTCCAGGTTAAAACTGTCGACTCTCAGGACTCTCTCCCTGGGTTCCGTTTGCTGCTTTCACATTCTCATATTCAGGTACCTGCAAATGTAAGGTCACAGCTGTATTAAGGaagacatttaaatatattttaggaaCTTGGTGTTACTGTATGTTCCATTGGAAACTGCTCATCTGAACGTCTAATGAATGATGATAATTTTTTGAAAGGAAGGAATCCCTCTCTGTTTTCTATATTCCAAGCCATCGACTTGTCAGGAGCGCTCCACTTCCGATGAAAAGGAAAGATGGCGGTGCCCAGGGCCACAATGCCACCTTGCTGCATGATGTTATCACACAGtgcaaaaatttaaaataaatatgtgctCAGGACTCACGTTCCGTGTCCCAGTACAGGACTTCTGTAGGAAACTCCTGGGTGCACCCTAAATTGTTTATTTGGACTGATTTCCTGGTATTTGACCCTCCTGCCTCATTCTGACTGTCCTGTTTTGTTGCCTGAACCAACCTGTGCCTGTAATATGTTTAACCCTCCGGATACCGTGACTTGGTCTAATTGCTTGCCTGAACACAAGCTTGTTCCTCGGTTCCGACTACAAACCtattaaggaaaactataccccccgaGCAAGGtaggtctgtatataaatatattgcataaacagctcatatgtaaaaccctgttccATCTAaaaaaaccattttcatataaatatacttttttagtagtgtgtgccattgggtaatcctaaataggaaactgccattttaagtactaagggccgccccctgggatcgtaggattcacagtgcacacaaacaagccaaggcacacatacatgctaggccccatcagccaatgaatgggcagagctttgtcttttgattccacactacttcctgttacagttagagctgcatcacttcctgtcagctgatctctgagggagctcacagcccatcactaaatggcggctcaagggaaaggatgtaaaagggcaatatttactgatatatatattccagtttggggagattctttaataggccacttaatataatataaactgtctgttggttacgtattctttctgggggtgtagtttcccttttctctattttttctattttctccCCCCATCACTTTACATGGATATGTGGGAGACATCAGGACCAAATGCCCTGATAaagtttccttttctctgtaaattcCTGAGTTTAGTAACATAACAAACTAAAAATGTGGATTTTGATTTAGATATTCACCCACAACCTATTTGCCTAAATCTCTCCTCAAACAGATAACAGAAAAGATATAAGAAACACCCTACTCACAAGCAAAACTACTTTTTCTAGAGTCACATTGAGTGGATTTAGGTGGCCGTGTAGTCTTGATGGGAACCAAGCACCATATGAACCCCTGTGTGTGTTCCACACCCTACATATCATACTCTCTGCCTTCATTTTACCTTCTTTATCATGAAATATGGGCGAACACCATCATCTGTAGATTTAATATTCTTCCTGGAAAAGAGAaggtaataataattatattaataacatGTATCTGGCGCACCAGTGATTCATCCGATGCCTACAGCATGTAGCATTCATTCTAGTGGGTTTGTTGGTGAGTTCCAGAATCATTAAACCTGCTTTATCTGTACAGCTTTTCCATGTTCTACTAGTTATTAAGGGGTGaaattctattctattttttttattcaattttgtCAAACCCTTATATAATTACCTCAGCCTGGCAGACAAATGTTATCCATGGACTGTAGTGCTGCTCCTTAGTATTCATTGAATGTATGGcaacaggtataggacttgttattcagaatgctcgggacctgggttttttttagataagagatgtttccatattttggatctccataccttaagtctactaaagaatcatttaaacatgaaataaacccaatagggctgttctgcccccaataaggggtaattatatgttagttgggatcaagtacaggtactgttttattattacagagaaaagggaatcatttaaccattaaataaacccaatagggctgttctgccccaataaggggtaattatatcttagttgggatcaagtacaggtactgttttattattacagagaaaagggaatcatttaaccatgaaataaacccaatagggctgttctgcccccaataaggggtaattatatcttagttgggatcaagtacaggtactgttttattattacagagaaaagggaatcatttaaccatgaaataaacccaatagggctgttctgccccaataaggggtaattatatcttagtgggatcaagtataaggtactgttattatatcagaaaaaggaaaacatttttaattttaattatttgattataatggaatttatgagagatgggcttcctgaaattctgagctttctggataatgggtttccgaataatggatcccatacctgtatgtatttaACAGTAGTAAGCAGTAGAAAAATGCTTTACTAAAAGAGTAATATAATACCTGAAACAGAAGAGAGTGTGAGTTTATCATGCTATATAAATCGTAGGCCTTACTGATTGAAAAAGAGAGAAAGCTGTTGCCTTACCAGAATCTGAAGTGTAAAATAACAATGAATAAGGTGAGCAGAACAATGAGGATCCCAATGCCAAGTCTTATGTAGTTGATGTAGTTGATTGTTGAGGTTGAAACATCtttaaagcaaaaacaaacaatatatacTATGAATATGTAGTAGGGATAAGTCCAAAGCAACTTCACTTGCTGAATTATCTTGGAAATGTTCCACCACTCATCCGAATGCCTTCTTTGGCTTGGAGTAAATTTTAAACTTTAAACTGTTTAaattggttgttcacctttgagttaacttgtagtatgatgtaaagagtgagattctgagacaatttgcaattggtcttcattttttattagtagtagtttcttaattattttaatttttgttccactctccagtttggaatttcagcagctatctggttgctagggtccaatttaccttagaaaccagggagtggtttgtgagagtgactgatatatgaataggagaggggctgaatagaaagataagttattgCAGTGCAAAAATATGAAATCTTCACTCAGAACATGTAGAAAACTGTCAGCTTTGTTGTTGTTACATGTGCAATTACTGCATGGTTTTAATTGTACCTGTGTTGCCATGATATTTCGCTCCCTGGGTTTTGTACAATGTTACTTTACAGGTAAAAATGTTGCCTTTCTATACATGGCTGCTCTCCCTATATTTATTGGATGTACCAATTGATTCAGGATAACATGGGGAGAGTAAATTACAGTTTAGCACTTTGCTCATTATAAGATATAGAGGATTGTCACAGTTGCTTGTGGTCCCACACATGGGATTACACCAGTGAGACATGAGCAGAGGCCCAAGCTCCATTCCAGGGCTGTAGTTTCATAGGAAGTAGACAGACAGGATTGTGATTGGTTAGCTTGTATGCATGCTTAATaatgaataggcagtgactaagCACAAATAGTTAGTGTTAGTatcagtggttgtatatatagtttatgtatgtgagtgtatagattggtaggtgtgggttgtgtgggtgctgggtttacttggaagggttgaacttgatggactctggtcttttttcaaccctatgtaactatgtataatcCATGGTTATATCTGAACCTGGTGTTTGACATCTTTTCAGTCCTTATGTGTGAATTATGTATGAATTCTTACCATTAAATTGAATGGCAACTTGTTTATCAGAAGACGAATTTCCAGCCTTATTGTGAGCAATACATCGATATTCCCCTGCGTTTTCTTCAGCTTTTTCCAGCGTTATGATTGGCTCTGCCCGAGTTATCATAGGGACGTCATTTCTCAGCCATGTAAACTGGGTTACATTAGGACGGCTACTTGAGAAACTGCACTTTAAGTCAACACCTCCATCTTCTCTTTCATACATAACAATTTGCACTTCCCTGGGGGCATCTACAAAAAACAGAGTATAAAGCAGCATTAAAGAAATATTGTTTGTCTGGCACGCTATTGAAATCTTTATCAACTAGTGACAGCATCCATCGCAATCATCAGTCACCAACAGTCATCACCATTACTGTAACTATTAACATGTGGGGCTTATagaaaggggcagtatacctccttttttcaacatgagtgcagtgagcagggcttgtgctgaacataatcTTTGCCTATTGTTCTAATACAGTATGCTTTTTGTTCTTTTGTGTACAATCAGAACAAATTGGCAGTCCTCTGAAAAGCTctgtgtataaacaaacccctcccttccctcagctgaaggctggaagataaagagcagctcatttcACAGAGGTTCAAAAAGAAATGGCAACTACAGGTAATAAATTGCATTACTGCATTTAGTAGTAGCAACCAGTTACATGTTTGCTTTCATACTCCAAGTTGTAGACTGTTCAGAAGTATTTGCTAATTGATAGTACTGGTAACTGCACTTGTACAATTTATGTTAAAGCACCAAAGTactcatcaaactgttcaatataCTCATGTACTAATCtgttccttaaaggggaaggaaaggtaaaaactcagtaagctttaaaaaaaaaaaagatttcttgtgtctgcaattcctgtgccacagagacagttctctgctctctctcctgctcccccctccctcaagaatgctaagaactcactcccccccttaggaatgtggatctgagccaatcagcaggaagctgactcataggggcacatttacaaaagcacgaatgctctaTCATTtcgtatttttgctgattttttccggtgtccgcacgactttttcgtacggcgcacaacttttccgtatggcgcacaactttttcggacgtttgcacgaaaaaatcggaaaggttttactgctgtttacaattgttcggtacgaaaattttgtgacttttggatcgccaatacgatattatcatgactaatac
The Xenopus tropicalis strain Nigerian unplaced genomic scaffold, UCB_Xtro_10.0 Sca32, whole genome shotgun sequence genome window above contains:
- the LOC116406466 gene encoding synaptogenesis protein syg-2-like encodes the protein MTEGIPVAIRCSVEHTCGSDPPTLRWNKRQYLPRTGKQYISEGRWEAISEITYSPTYEDDETEIQCSATYPNGQTSHNAAPLNIIYAPREVQIVMYEREDGGVDLKCSFSSSRPNVTQFTWLRNDVPMITRAEPIITLEKAEENAGEYRCIAHNKAGNSSSDKQVAIQFNDVSTSTINYINYIRLGIGILIVLLTLFIVILHFRFW